The genomic stretch CAATCATTCAACAAAACCTCCTACATACAGTGTATAACGAAACATGATTCATTCTCATTAAGTTCAGATACTCCCGATTCACCCCTTCCATAATTCATTCAAAGCACCAACATCCATCATGACGTGTTCACTTAATCTGAATGACATAATCGTCACTACATCTAAGAGCTTTCGTCGATTCGTCCCACGTGCTCCTGCTCCCTTAATAGTCTAATGGTCTAATCGGCACTTTGATGGTATCTTCCGCCTTAGCAAAGTAAATTTAGTAATTACCGCTCAAGATTACCTGGTAATTTGAGGCGCGGAAGGTATCGATCATTCCACTTAGGAAACACCCCGATAGATTTATTAATCACGTATAAAATCAAagagtacctatttatattacatgcttgatgaatgatgatattGGATATTTAGAATACCGAAAACAAATAAACTAAATGCGTTGAAATCAGTCGACAGGTCAGATAACATGAAAACAACAGTAGAAACGCAAGTTTTACCAATTTACTTATATGTATCTGGAGAAATGATTAacgcttttttttttcaaagttacAAGAACGAACTAGTCGGACGCTTTTGACAAGAAAATGACGTTAGTAATCTCTTTTCAGATAAAAGCGTCAGTAGATAGATATCTATCTACATCTTTGCCGTTTGAGAAAAACACTTATACTATAAGTACCATACCTCTTACTGCTGTTATCATGTATTGAAGTCTCGGCTATATATAccagaaaaatattaaataaaacaaattcattGAGACCTATTTTGTGATCTGTTACTCTTGTAATAGGCGTGCGTTATGCGAAATTATAATGGTTTTGTTGATTGAATTATGCTAATGAAAAATGTGTAACAGACAGACACCTATTGAGATCGTCCTTGTCAAACGAAGTACATAGTTCAACGGTCTGTCTGCCCTTTGCTAGTGTAGTCTAGGCCGCTAGACCGTTGTCTCACTCCGTTAACTTATTTTGATCGTGATTATTGACCTAGTTCAGTGTTACtaggtaaaatattttttaaatctgctgatctgtttttaatatataaGGATTCTAAAACAACATAGATTACTTTTCttataaaaaagtttttaatattCTATTTTGATCGAGTATCATTTTTTGTAAAAGAATTTCGAAGAATTATTTCAATCGAAAGTTTTTACTTGATCAAGTTTCACAAATACACGAATTCTTAGTTTAGTTACTGTTAATAGTATTGTTTGATCTCCATACTTGAACACAAATCACACAAACAAATCAATCCCCAACGATTGCAactctgtttgtctgttacctcgtatgcttaaaccgctgaaccgatttagatagaATTTGATATGGAGATAGTTCGAGGCCCAAGGAAAGGTAGTATGCATGCATACTTGGTCTCCCGCTGTACAGGCCTAGCCTAGTGCGGGGACCCCTGGAAATTCGGCTCTATTTAACTCATGCTATGCACCCACCCGATGTCACAACAATCTATGTATTGTACCTACTGCCTGTTTTTGTGTgcaataaacttatttttatctaTCTTTAAATATCTTATCCACCATCATgatcattccacgcagacgaactCGCGGGCAGAAGCCAGTAGGTGATTATGTATTGGTCTAAAAGGTAGAATACTAGATTATCTAAAAATTCTGTAGACCTTTCCTCCTATATTATTTATGTCCTCCTTtctatattatttatgttttcGTCAGCGGCCAAAAATATGTAAGTTTTTCAGTATCTGGCAATGCAAATGTCACTGACCTAGTCGCGTCTAAGTTAATTACTATGTAACTCTATTTATCATGTTTGATTTCGTTGAGTGATTTTCTTTAATGTGACATCTAATAGACGTCAAAAGAGAAGTAGAAACCTGAATTGTgagaattttaaaagaaaatggCTGGCATCTGAGAGATTTATCATGTCGGGAACAGTAAGACACAACGCCTACGTTAATAACATGGATAAGCATTGTTTCATGtctatatttgttttttttagcattagaagtaAGGTAAactatcttgatgtgtcttttaatttaaaaacgcattttaaaaataagttacggcaaatatgtaacaattatgaatctaatacgatcttatatattcttctgctttcatactTAAGtcatagtttttgatttttaaaaagcgtttttctattaaaagacatgtcaagatcgcttaccttcttgcaagttatttctaatgctaaaaaaacgaactataattgtcTAGAGAAAGAGAAGTTATGAAAACGACGCGTCCGGACAATGAAAATTACTTTAAGTAATTAATAAGATGCTTAATTAATGCCATTACTTATACAATCCAACATGGTATTATGGTTAGTACAGAGCAGGTTTGAAGAACAATAAGAACATACAATTCCGATCATAAGTTATTGTTATTGTAAGTTAATCATCAACTAATTTAGTATTCTGACTAGAGGGCCTAATTTGACTTACAATATACTCTTTTTGTGAAATGAACAATATTAGAATTTTAAGCATGGATAGAAGATAAGATAGAATAaagaactttattttaatatacttaCGTCATTGAATTTTAGTAATATGTAATTTCAAACCTGTTGCATTGTATTCGATTCACTGTTTGCTTTGTTCCGGAAAATACTGAATAACATCAACATATTTCACTGAATGTGAATGTATTATCTCAAATGCAGCAAATTATTGTTGGTTAATTATGCTCTACTGCGCTAGGCTTTTTGGTGGCATCAAATGCATTAAAATGTAAGTTAAATTCCATCTATAATTTAAGGCAATCCAGGCAATAATGTTAGTGGCATGACTCAACCAGAAGAATTTCTGTTATGTCGCATTTAGTCATCAACAGTAAAATATTCCGGCTTAACCCATGAACTAAAGGTAATGTTGATGTTGCCATTCATTCAGTTTATAGTCCTTTGTATTCGGTGCTTTCCTTTCCCTTCTGAACAATGTTATACTTAAACCGCTTTACTCGTAGATATAATGTGTTAAAGATCAATAAAATTAAGTGCTGTAGTACATTTTACaatgttaatatttttatttccttttttattgtgaGACTGGGATGAACCACATCACTGACATCACAATCTATAAATTATACATGCAGATGGAAATCACAAAAAACTAACGATGATCAACTTTGTCTAACGTTAATTATCCTTAATTTTTACTGCATGtactatttataaattttacaatGTTACAACATTGATGTTTTGATACAGAAATAACAAAAGTTGGTTTGTTCTGAGGCGTCTTTGTCCTAGTTAGACATGGGCAAAGTTTGAGAAGAAAAACCCAGTACCCTCATACATATAAAAACTTAAGATCCGTCTCGTGCTGACACAAATACTGTCAATACTGGTAGATATGAAAGTCGAGCTCTTCTTTGTGCGGCATgccaataaagtttataaaAAGTACTAACAATTTCAATTGTAAACACTCTCACTATTAGGTATTAAAACCACTATTATAAAACTAATATTTAGAACATTGACATTCTTCAATGAATTTGATGTTATTTCGCggaataaaaagtaagtaggtatttacttcCAGATTGCTCCCATTTTTGTCAAAATTCACTTCTGACCATGGGATATCATTCAAGGGAACTTTTCATATCTTTTaggcatatttttgtattttcttcaATAAATGGAAACATTTGTATGTATTAATAAAAGTAAGACATCCTAAGACTTGTTGTAGTTGCTAGAAGATGCATCTATGGCATTTCAAACCGGCGGTTTTTTTCTGTTAAAGATTATTGGTTTTCCTAATACATTATACAAGTCCACccattataaatatgtattaggtattttatttcgtttttcgtaaaagGCTATGTATAGTTTTGCAATCTAGTCGTTATTGTCTTTAAGTTCCTGTTGCTGTGAGAAATTTATTAATTGCTACTCCAGAACTTATTCAGTATAATTGGACTCTAATTCCTTTTTCGTCTAAATGTGATTAGTGAATTTAAGAGCGAGGATTTTACTACGTTCTTTTAAAGGTCTTGCCGTGGAATTGATAATAATACAGACGCTTCTAACAAAACCGTCACGGAGTGTTATGACTGTTAAGGCATTGCATTTTTCATTAAGTTGCTTTCTGAGCTCCTCGTGAATGGATCATGATGTCATCGGTATCTATAAAAACTTTGCTCTGAGGTTAAGGTTAGACACCTTTTGGTTGCAGATGTAATTGTTGGAGAAATTCTGAAACTATTTTATGATTCATAAAAACAGACGCCAATGTGTCGcttgaattttaaacaaaatgtcCGTGTGCAATTTGCGGACTATTAATTTGAAAAAGATAAAATTATTGCTCTATTGGGAACTGGAAATCATCTTTTataaaacaatataattatCGTAGTAACTTTCTAGTACTCTTGTTTTAATTTGCTTAATTGGCAAGGTATCTTGAATTTTTGATTAACTAAACTATATATAATGACGGCCAAGTTTGAGTATAAGCATAAATTTTAAGTACTAATCTTGGAATAATTTAGTCTTATTGTTTAGCCATATTTATCAACACTTGCTTCTAAAATGAACCGCATCGTGTAAGGATATCGGGTTTAGTCATTGTCAAGGCATTCAGACCATTATGCAAGTTCACCCACGCCTGCTTTCGCATACATTTTGAAtctataaaattttgttttttcttagtatactattgcttcataataaataattacgCTCAACAAAATCTTTTAAACTAGCGTAACCTACAAATGTAACTGTTACtttcatttacttaaaaattctAATAATCAAACGAATTAAATTGTTCTACATAAGTATTTCATAAatattagtttttagggttccgtacccaaagggtaaaacgggaccctattactaagacttcgctgtccgtccgtccgtccgtccgtccgtccgtccgtccgtccgtccgtctgtcaccaggctgtatttcacgaaccgtgatagctagacagttgaaattttcacagatgatgtatttctgttgccgctataacaacaaatactaaaaacagaataaaataaagatttaaatggggctcccatacaacaaacgtgatttttgaccaaagttaagcaccgttgggaggggtcagtacttggatgggtgaccgttttctttttgctgttttttgtttttttttttgcattatggtacggaacccttcgtgcgcgagtccgactcgcacttgcccggttttttctttatttcaccTCTTGTCACGAAATACGTGCACCCTGAAAGAATAGCCATCTTTTAGTTGCCAATTAAAGATGAAAGATTCTTTGGATTGGCCTCAAAAGCAGTGCTGCAAACTACAACCTGCAAGAAAACAGGAGACCATAGTGAAAAAAATCAGGAGACTACAAAAAAAATCAGtagattaaaaaatatacctttttAGGCATTAAAAGTTAAACTTACGTGCAATTGATTAGTAAATAATGGTTTTGTTGCGTTTTTTCTTGCTAACAACACTTATTTCTTTAGCATTTCAAATTTGACAGGGTATTACTGAACTGAATCGCGCATGACATcataaatttgtaatttgttaTAATGGTTGGTAAACTTCTGAAAAGAAAAGGAATaatatagaaaaaataaaatataaaaatagacccaccaaaataatcataagAAAAAATTGGGTaccttattttgtttttttaaatgtaggttTAGTATATTAGTAAAGCGGAACATTAAAACGCATTAAGACATGCCTTGTGTTGTAATGTAAATCTAAGTCTGTCACTGTCACCATCTTAAGATTGTTAGTTGTGTTTTAAATGAAATCAGTTGGTAGTTAGTAgagttattaaaaattaatttatgtcTTCCTCGTGCTGACCATCTCCAtcttcatacatatttttattgaatagtgagagcattttattatttatattatgggCAAAGCAGCTACTTTTGTTATATAACCTCTTACTGTGCATGATGCCACATAATGTTTTTGTGTTCAGACAGTTTCTTTGTTTAGTTTTATTCAAGTTTATGGCCGAAAAAACGCGTTCTACTGCTGCACTGGAGTGTGGCAAAACCATCAAGCAGTTCATGAACTTGGACAGAGTGGGAAATGCCTCCTCATCTCCTATCTTTTCCTTTCCAACATTATGCCAAAATTTAGGAATGTCAGTTTCATCAAAGTTAATACTAGTGGTATTTCTTAACAATCGCCATTGATCATCTAACTCCTGCCATTTTGATGCTTCAACAATGTTAGGGAATTGCATGGCTAATGGTGCCAAagaattatattattttcttttacaATTTTCGGGTCCAGTACTTCTATTAGCTTCAGCACAGGGCTGGTAAACGGAAATCTTTTGTAAATTTGGGTTACCCCTTCTATAtaaaaattcataatttttaatttcaatgcTTGTATATCATTGTCCGGATAATTGTTTGTATTTAATACTGCCTCTACTTTAGCTCCCATATATATATCCTTTAGCTCTAGAAAATTTGATGGGTTACGGTAGTTGACCGATTCAATATCTGTAGATTCTAAGTAACTAGGCTTTATATAAAATTCCAATATGGTTTTCAAGACTGAAATTATGTTTTTTCTCAGATTGTGTATTTGTACAGTCTCAGACTGCATCAACTTGTTTAAATTGTTAAAGTGAGGCAAAATGAAGTCTAGAAAAAGCAAGTAaagttttatatgtatatgggTTATTCATATTGTCTAGGATATGACGGGCACTTGCTGAGGAGCCTGCTTGAGATACTGCGTATATGAAAAACAGCTTGAGGGCATTATATTGTTCGAGAACCCTAGCAACAGCAGCATGTAGCGATAGCCATCTTGTCTGGCTTGGGTGCAGAAGCTTGTGAGGCTTGAtttgtaaaaacgtttaaaacatttttaagtCACCAATCCTTTTGGGACTACTTTGTATATAGTTATACAAATCTTTGACCAAATCTTCAGCCATTTGTGGCAACTTCGCACACGCATATGAAGCACAAAGTGCAAAAGAGTGGCATATACACTTTAAAATGAATATATTTGGAACTTCATCTTTGAGCAGGGTGCTAACAGAGTGGTTATTTCCCATTAAATTATTGGCACCATCTGACGCAAAACCAATCAAGTTGGTTCTCCAAGGTATAGAGTCCTTATCAAAAGAGTTTACCACATGATTATAAAGATCTATAGCAGATGCCCCTTCAATGGGTATGAGGTCAtaaaagtagtcgcaaacttcATTATCAATAGTCAACCTAACCACTAAGCACAAGTGTTTGATAGCATCTCCTTACTGTATTTGCCCAGAACATTTTTCGCAATATATGTTGCCTTGGTTCGGCTCAGGGAAATATTTTTAACAACATCAGAATCAGGAAATATAACTGACAAAAGTTTTGGCAAATGTTCTACAGCTGTAAATGGCAAATTGTGTTCAATTATATAAGAAACTAAATGTATTTCTGCTTCTttaacttttgtttttaatgttgACCCTGAAGTTGATGCAAAAACATCTGTCAATGTTCTCTGGTTGATAAAACTATTTGCATTGTCTGTATGTTTTTTTGTTGATTTGTGTTTTTCAACGTCAGATTTCCCCCCCGAAGCGACAGAAAAATCGCACCTACACCATTTGCAATGTGCATTCGTGTTACAACTTTCACTCGCAGAAAGCCAACCTTTGTATGGCTCGAGATGTAACCACTCATCCTTGAACTTTTGTGAatacttctttttttttgttgaacTAGCCATCGTGATGAACCTCCACCTTTTAAAGTAAAAACCAATTCATGCCGATTATTACTTATGTATTAGTTCGACCCAAACACACTCAACACACAAAAACGAATTGGTCCGCAAAACAAACGAATTGACTTACCCCTTTTCTGCTAAACTTTGAattcaaaaaatatatcttttacTGCAAGAAgactttttaactttttacaGTTCTTACCGAAACTCGAAAGACTCACGGATTCGTAACGTAAGAGAGCGCGGCAAAGCGATAAAATAGACAAGAAAAACTTGAAACGAAAAAGtgaagtgacagtgacagttgactTGACTACTATAGTGACAGTGACAGCTTAAAAAGCGAGCGAAAATACAGTGGACAGATAACAAACTGTCAAACAAAAATGAAATGTCTAATAAATCCATCTTCACCAACCTAAcaaaagtaataataaataagtaaaaaatatttttgtttaccaaGTTCGGTAAGAATCCCTAAAAATCAGGAGATTTTACACCATTCTCCAAACAAAGCAGTAGATCAGGAGACAATGCTAAAAATCAGGTAATCTCCTGATAAATCAGGAGAGTTTGCAGCACTGCTCAAAAGATTCACCTTTAAGCGTCTTTACTACTTTGACTTCATTTCAGGCATATCAAATGCAATGCCGTGCAAAAGTTGTATGTATACATTCAACAATGTTTCTGCAGTAAAGTTAATGATGCATTTATGGTTATAGCTCCCGAAGCAATTTCCTTTGATTAACCTCGTTCATGGTCCCCACACTAAGTGCACTATCTTCCTCTTATTATCTTTGCTCTAGGTGTGACCCGGTTTCACCAACAGCAAGCACCAATATAGTTAGTAAAAAGTAATGCGAAAAATTACAAATATGCCGAAACTGTATACaatattacaatattattgtctgcgaagccgatggtcctgggttcgaatcccagtaagggcatttatttgtatgatgatacagatatttgttcctgagtcatgggtgttttctatgtattttaagtatttgtatattatatatatcgttgtctgagtacccacaacacaagccttcttgagcttactgtgggacttagtcaatctgtgtaagaatgtcctataatatttatttatttatttatttatatgccaACAAACTTATGACTGATGACATGGCATTTTATCATAATTAAATAGTTTGACATTTTCCCCATGAAATGCTTTTTCACCCTAATCCTGTTCTGTTGTAATTTTATGTCGCATTATTATTATAAGTCACGCAGCTCGCAGCTCTGGCGAACCAGGGAGGAGCGAGAAATTATTCTAAGTAATAACGTTGTTTGCTGCTTTTGTCATGCTAAGAAATCTTATTACGGACGTCTGCCCAATTACTTCTCTTATTATCACAGTACTTCTTCGAATAAATATATTCAGTAATTATGATAATACCGCGTCTGCTGCTGCGGTCCGGCTTTTCTTTCTTGATATCAAATGTTCAGCCAACACCTGCCATTCACATTATAATGAAGACCCAAAATTATAATGGCGAACTCACGGCAAAAATCAATAAGCCCTCGTATGATGGAGCGACGGGAAAAAAAGGAGCTGCCACACACGCCGCAGAGCAATAAATCTTCCTTACGTTTGCTTACCAAGTGTCGCCTGAAAATACAACAAGCAAATTTGTGCGAAGCCGATCGGCACGTTTGTGATCCACGGGCGTGGTCCTCGTATATTTTTATTGCCTCCCTTCGGCGGTgtaagggataaaacatattacTTAACTGTCGCCCAGCGTGGTACACCTTCGCTCTCTACTTCTCTGTAAAACATCATGTGTATTTGCTTGTCCAACTATTGAAATCATCTAAGGGCCCGCCGCCTTAATAGTTTGCGTTTTAAAATATAACACAGATGTTTTGAACAATAACGTTGGGGTAAAAGCTATCTTTAACCAGGATTACAGTAATTTATGTCGGTTCAGTTGCATCCATGTCGAGCCCTCCAACATTTAAAACTCAGTCGATACCGTTGAATGATTTACGTACAAGTTGTTTATCGTCGTTCTCAGTAATTAAACTCGGGGGAGTTAATGAGATTGGGCTGATATCCTGTGCAAATGATCATTCTTCATCATTATTCAATTAATATAGATGATCCAGCACTCATTTGCCAGACGATTGCTCGCTTTTGATTTTACGATGCGGTTTATGAATCAACAACAGTGCATTCATTAAAACGGGACGCATGTGTAACTGGACCGCTCAGACCGTTTCTCACATGACTAAGCTTCAAGACGAAACTGTGTTAAATGGTTCAAGTTTATGGTAAGTAAACCACGACGCATTATGAACGTGAGACAAGACGCAAcaaattataagatttataagacaAGGTGTTCACGATAAGTCTCCGTTGGCGTGAGACTATTAAAAAGATTTTCCATGGAGCCTTAAGAGGAGGGATATAAATAACGTTTATAACGAATTTCATGTCAATAATACAGtactaaattaaaaaacaaaactaaataaaaacgcTTAGATAAAATGTACATTGTACTAAgttcttgttattttaataagcTTCTTTGATTTATGCAAAACATTACCGAAGCAATAAATAAGAACATTATTTAAATTCcaatttacttttaaaagagATAAAGAAATACTGAATGTAATGTTAAAGATGCCGAGATATACCCGAGCATTTCACAACATTAAATACTTCAAGTGCTTTTGGAAAACTCAAAGTCGTAAACAGTCGTAAGTACCCTTTAAGTACGCACGTATTCCGATTCACACAAATGGCTCTAAAGTGGCTCGAACCAATTTATTAGTTAACCGTATCTTATTCCTCGACAATTTCTTTCACTTATTTTACTATGGGAACCTCTTGATTAGTTTTACGTTTAGTCTACATAAGCTATCGTCTGTCGTCAACATCTCTGCGGTGTGGACTATTTTCGGAGTCTTTCCTTTCTGTCGTTTCTATTTCAATATTTGAACCAAACTTGCTTTAAACATTATGTAAGAGCAGAAAGGAGACTGAATATTTCCTGTCATTGTTATTTTAGAGATATACAGAATAAAAGAACCAACACAGGTATTTTGATCGATCTATTAAACATTTCATTTCTGTATTAATGTCTTCATTACCAAGAATTCAGGCCTCTCGATACGAAATTGTACAAAGTTTTTCTATGCCTGCTATTAAGTTAACatgttctatttttttatcatctTAATCTGATGTTGGGATTCAAAGCTATCGTAGTGGATAAGGGTTATTATTTTTGATCTTCTGACCGGCAACACACCAAACGGTCCCTCTTCCTCGTTACGCTATTGAAAAGATTTATTATCCTTGTCTTTTCTTTGTCATTGTTTACTTTTGTTAGACCTTTTGTCAATACAACATCTGTTTCGGTTGCTCTTCGCTGTCGGCTGCTTTTGACTTGTTTCTAAGCTTCGTCTCATCAAATAAGCCGAGTCATATTgaaattatgtataaataataaaatccgGTTAAAACGTCTTATCGAGCTACTTTCTTTGCACAAGCGGGGTTGTAACTTGTAAGAATAATGGTATCATCTAACTGGCGTCAGTAAATTCTGATATCGTCAGCTTTGTATACATTCGTTATCATATCAGCCGCGGCAACACAAGGCTAGTTCGACGCCCCTCAGCAAGCTCGACGCGCGCCTCCTGCTGCGCTCTCCCCTCGCCTCCCCTCCCCCGCCGCCTGtttgactgactgactgatgcAGTTTCCTCTCGGTCGTCGTGGAGTCCACACGTCTCGTCTACGTAAAAAGCTTCACGTATCCGAGCTTTGTATGTTTTATGTGTAAGGTGTCATCCGAATTACGGTGCCGCATTGTCCTCACTTAAATCATCTAGTGCTTGTGAACCTGTGAACGGCTCCGTTGACATATCTTATCTTAAAGTGATTAAAACTGTTTGTTGTTGCAATAGTATTTTAAACtaagttttaatatattttttaaacacgGGATGTTTTGAAACATTAGGATCTTTATCTCAAAGGTAAGTGTACAATACATTGTACTTAGTGACTTATTATTTATACCTAGTATAATACTATACtataactaaaattaattactaaCACGCATGCTATTTTAATTTTTCTGATTGTACTTTGGTAGCTTACTTAACTTGTCCTAGTCGTTTTAATACAGTTACAGTAACATTGTAGCCGGCCCTGACATTGTAAACCGTAATTAGCTCTTAATACATCCCAAGCAACGCTCATTTCTCCCAGGCCATCTAATCCAGGAAACAGTCCTGTATAATCAACGGTAATAGAAGTAAAACTTGATCGTTCTGTTGAtgacataaatatttaattatcccACGATGCGACAGGGTAGAGGGCGAGCCCGGCGGGAGAGAGCGGGACGTCAAT from Cydia fagiglandana chromosome 11, ilCydFagi1.1, whole genome shotgun sequence encodes the following:
- the LOC134668621 gene encoding LOW QUALITY PROTEIN: E3 SUMO-protein ligase KIAA1586-like (The sequence of the model RefSeq protein was modified relative to this genomic sequence to represent the inferred CDS: substituted 1 base at 1 genomic stop codon), with amino-acid sequence MASSTKKKKYSQKFKDEWLHLEPYKGDAIKHLCLVVRLTIDNEVCDYFYDLIPIEGASAIDLYNHVVNSFDKDSIPWRTNLIGFASDGANNLMGNNHSVSTLLKDEVPNIFILKCICHSFALCASYACAKLPQMAEDLVKDLYNYIQSSPKRIGDLKMFXTFLQIKPHKLLHPSQTRWLSLHAAVARVLEQYNALKLFFIYAVSQAGSSASARHILDNMNNPYTYKTLLAFSRLHFASL